Within Spinacia oleracea cultivar Varoflay chromosome 4, BTI_SOV_V1, whole genome shotgun sequence, the genomic segment AtagtaaaatttaaaaaataaattggcAATTCTAGGCTATTCTCACCATCTCTCAAGGAGATGAAATAGCCCATATGTCACTTCAAATATTTTCACATGAACAATTAGTAAGAGAGTTGTAGCTAAACGTTAATATTTGGAGAATTCACTTAGGTAGACATACATCCATTAGATTCTTTATTTCATGTAAGAATGTAAGATAATATTTTAGGTTCATAATTAACTTTTTATTTCGAGCCACAATCTGTAATTGGCTATTCTTCCAAAAGTGTATATTAAATTAAacccaaattaattaatctaagAACTCAACTAAAAGGAAGAAATATGAGAAGAAAAATTTGTAATCAATTCAAGTTCTCAACCTCTTAATTCATAAAGCACATTCTTTAGTTGAAACAAACATCTAACGGTATGAAACAAACATCTAACGGTATGCAATTCTTGATCTGGGTATTACAATTATTATTTCCCTCGATTCTATCTTGGTGAATTAAAAGTATAAAAACACTCCCTGTAAAAACACCTGTGTACTCAAAGGGGGTGAAGCTAATCATGCAATTTTATCAAAGccattatttaaaattttatctaCAACTTAAAAGAAATTTCATCTAAATTCATGATAAACACAAGTGTCAACTTAAACATACTTGCATATTTTCACATGATGCATATAAGAGAGGGGAAAGCGGAAGAGACAATGTAGACTTGGTGTAAGTTCCTTTTTCTTATCAGCATTGAACCACATACCCATAAACAATAAATGCAAAAACATAATAATGTGAATGGCGAGACCAAACCTTAATACTTTCAGTTGCCCATTTGTTAAGGTTCTTGTCCTCCCATGTTCCAGCCTAAAACACGGACAAGAAACAGGAGTTAGCAAAATTCAATAAACTCAGAGTAACTATGATGCTAATGCAGTGAACAACGGCGACaaatataacaaaattgaaAGATTCTACATCAAATCTTTGTGTTTCTAGGATTGGATTATGTCTGAAGTATGAATGAGAAAGGCCAACAATTTGAACTACTTCACCAGAAAGAACAACAAGATTATATTTTTATACAAAAGTAACATCAAATTGACAGCTCTTGAGAAGCTATAATCTTTAGATACCCCTCAACAACTCGATTATTTGAAGAGTACATCCAAGTGTACATCCATAACTATTTGTCATTCAAGAGGTGTTTAGGTTAAGTATATTAGTGGCTTTATGTGGTGAGGTATTTGAAGTTGAACCTGCCGAATAtagaattttaaattttcttcTCTGTGAAATAATATAAGTAAAAGGACTTATAGTAGTACATTAATTAAACTAACCTGTCTCGAAGATGCTGAAAAATGTCACTTGAGTCTTTCCTTTAGTTTTTTCAATTTCAACTACATCTTCACGTCTTAATGTTTTAGGTTGGTCTATATTGTAGACGCTTTTTTTAACACTGATTATTTGAGCATCATTTTTGTTCTCTTCATTTATAATAACTTGGTTTTTCAAATTTTTCTTGTTATGATAAGCTTCTTGTCGTCTTTTTCtagttttcatttttctttcctcagacaaatcggcataccatttTCTCttatattcattttattttaatcttTTCTCCAAAGGAGTCGCCATACCTAATTTCTTTGCTGGATAGGCAGAGATAGTCCGAAGGTGAAGTTATATGTGTATATGTCTACTACATAATAAGAACAAGTAGTAAATAGAAATCAAAAAGTTTAATATCACGTATAAATTCACAATAATGGCACAGTTTGATGTCTTGTTGTTCCCCTACTAAAAACTcacaatattaattaataaagtaCACTTGAAGATGAGACTTCTAGATTGACTCCTTATTCAAGCCTAATAACCTTGGAAAAccattaaattttaaattaataaaataaaaatgttgAGGAAAACTTAAACAAACTACTGAACACAAAACTTTGATTTATTAAACaagctgaaaattaaattaaaactccaGTAATGTGAAATGACTTGATACCTGTTATTCGCGAAATTTGTAACACCGACTTTATGAGCCCACCACCTAACCAATACACTCTACAATAAAGCTCCAAGCCTCGACCTTAAAAGCTTATCGTTTTCACCTCTTCCGTGTATTTTGTGACCTACGTACATACATGCACTTGTAATGGAAGATGTAAACGTCATTTTTATGGGGAGAATAAAACAATAATATTTGGAACCTCGAATAATGTGGGCAAAACAACATAtataattttggattttggatcgaATATCACTCCAGATGTTAGATGTGCCCGAACAAGAATAATTGGAACTTAAAACTTGTGACATATTCATGTACAAGAAGAATATATAATTTGAACAAACTCATGACATTACAGACGTCAATATTAAACTTTATAAGCagagaaaatgaagaacaatttACGAACATGAAAGATCAAAAATATATATTCAACTTACATATTAATTACACTCATATCTCTTTTAATATGATCATCGAATGGCACTTTACGAATCTATTTGATATACACATACATCCGGTAAGGAAAAAAGTTAGGAAGCAACAAGACAGTTCTCTGCTGTATGATATAAGAAATGCAAAAGCCTCATCTCCCGGAGACACCTATTTCTCATGTTCGCAACAAAGAAGGTGATGCGTTTTAATACTTGCATCAAAAGATTATAGAATATGGAACAACTTCAGGCTTTCAATATCCCATCAGTCCCTCCATCCCATAGTATTCGCATGTTATTCTATTCGTGAGAGATTTAGAATCAGAAGGCATCGCTAACTACGAAATTACAGTCAACCCAGCCAAGCTGATGCATTGAGAATCAGATTGCCAATTTGACACATAAATTTATGCAGCTTAACGGGTAAGTAATCCAGCTGGGCGCTTCAAGGTATAAAAAGAAGTGGAGCGCTAAAAGCCGCCCTacattactcaaaaccgcctCAATATTTTCCACTTTTCCCCCTTAATACCCTTACTTCCCAAATCTGATTTTCAACTTTCAGATTATCCatctaggagagagaaaatccaaccaccaccacaaacTCAACTTCACTCAACGCCGACCACGGCGGGATCGCAGCACCTGTCGCCGGCGAACTGCAACTTCCGTTTTTTCTTGCCCACCACCCCTTTCCTGTTGCTCTTCTTCACTCAACGCCGACCACCCCTTTTCCTGTTGCTCTTCTTCTCGCAGCAGCCAACCACCCCCTTTCCTGTTGCTCTTCTTCTCGCAGCAGCCAACCACCCCCTTTCCTGTTGCTCTTCTTCTCGCAGCCAACAACCCGACCAACTTTCCGACGAACAATCCAGCGACGACGACGGGGCAAGAAACAATAGCTCACGGCCGACTTTCCTTTGGATCTAGCAGCAGCAATACCGGTAGAATCAGATGACGGGTCGCCGAAATCCTGCGAAGGTAAGAAAAGAACCGCCGGCGACGAGAGCCAAGCAACCGGCGGCAAAGGGAGTGAAAAAACCGGCGAGGAAGAGGCTTGCACAACCTATTGTAAGTCTgattttaattgttcaattgggTCAATTGGGTGAAGCGAATTTGCTGGGTTTTTTGCTCAAATAGATGCTGCGTTTTTTGTTGGGATTTTTTGTTCAAATTGATTATGTGAATTTGATTTCTGTATTGCAATTGGGTTTTTTATGTTGTTTCTTACGAATTCAATTGGGTTTTTTTGTTCAAATCAATGATATTTCTGTATTGCAATTTGTGAATTTCATTTCTGTATTGCTATCTGGTTTTTTCTGTTGTTTTTTGCGAATTCTTTAGAATTAAAGGGGTATAGATATGTATTGGTAATAAGGAGAAATGAGATAGGTGATTATGGATCATTGTCTTGTGAAAAGGATTGGGTTAATGGTTATATGTTCCTCATGAAATGCAATTTGGCTCAAtttatttttctgttttttgAATTTGTTCTTCAAGGGCTCTTGCATTTTCTGTactatttctttttttaatgtttAGAGACAATTGTTGATCTTGTTAATGGAGCAGGTTCTTAATTTGGATATTGGTGATTATAGACATGCTGCTTATAGTTTAAAACTCTGAATATTCTTTTCGCCGATGATACATTTGTGTTCGATTTGTATTGTACTTTTTGATGGTGATTATTTGGAATGATAGCTGTAATTAGGTTAACTAATCTAAAGCTAGTCGAATTTGGGTTTAGGAAACATAGACTTATGCGAATTGAGCCTAGTCCACGGTCTAGACTTATGCAAATTAAGCCTCATCCATGGTAGGAGCTTTAAACTCAAAAGTCCCTTCCATGGATGGAgcctaaaatgcataagtctctaatttttttttaacaaattaaatagaCATGGACTTATGCGATTTAAGCTTCGTCCATGGTTTAGACTTATGCAGATTAAGCTCAAGCCATGGAACGAGCTTAAATTTCATAAGTCCATTCCATGGACGGAgcctaaaatgcataagtcaacaactttttttaaaaaataaaatcgacACCTTTTTTCCATGGTCTTGACAATAAAGTTAATTGTAAttattatgtttattaattatAGTTATTACGTTTTAAACTTGTattgttaattaatataaaCATAATCTTAAAAGATgactatatatattaaaaaatttatttaaatgaaataaaaatgaaaaaactaGCGTAAATAGTAGTAAAAATGTAATTTTTGGGGCTATAACTATAAGCATGTTCGTACCTTGAAAAAACTAGCGTAAATAGTAGAAAAAATGTTAAGAAATAATCATATTAATAAATACCTAAGTTTGAGTTTACTAAATATTAGGCATTTGTTATGAATAGtgaaataatattcaaaattgatAGTGTTATTAGGCTCCATTGATGCTAATAAAAAATACTTGTTATGagaataagaaaaaatatactcatgattataaattattttgatggtaattaattattgattttcaaataTATAGCAAAAAGTTGGGGAATCTTCCTCCGTGTATCTCACTAGCGATGTTGACTCTGGTGCTCGACATACTCGAGATCGATGTATTGATGCTTCAGTTAGGAGAGAGAAGCAGGTTGCACAAGTGATGCAACCGGTGCATGAGAGTGAGTCTTCTCGTCCGTTTGATGATGAGGATGTGGATCATGGCTTTGAGCAGGAGCTGGAGGCCGAGTTCGCTTTGGAGGATGAGGATGTTAATATGACATTTGGCCTTGCTTGAGCGGAAGACATATCACGAACAAGTTGCTTTGCGCCTAGACTAAGGCCTCTCATCTGCCGATTGCCCTCTCGATATGTAATTAATTCATGGTTGTGAATACCATGTTGTTCAGGACCCAAAACAATATTCCAACCTTCACCATCTTTGCATGGTGCCACCTTAATCAAAAACTTGCAACCACATGCTTGAGTTTTCGTGTTTGGTCGTTCCGCAGTTTCCAAATTTCTTCCTTTGCCTCTATTTCTTTCACCGCGGTTACATCGCAAGTACAATTCTCCTCGTTTCCATGAGGACTTCACAAGCTTAAAACCATTGCTAATAGCAATGTTTCTAGCCCACTCAACAGCAGCATCATCACTCGAAAATATTTCAGAAGTTACGAATTTTGGATTATAATTAATACCATCGCTTCCAAAATCTAGCAACGGAACCTgcccatttaaaaaaaaaaaaaatctttaaacaaagtaatttttataatcaatatataagaaaaatactaattttattttaatgacacaaacttatgcagtttaagcttATACCATGGTAgggacttatgcattttaagctcaaACCATGGTGTagacttatgcagtttaagctcCTGCCATGGTATGAGCTTAAAACACATAAGTCTGTCCCATGGTACaaacttaaaatgcataagtctgtaccatggtcgGAGCTAGAATTGCATAAGTTTATGAATTGTTTTAAGTAcacaaaaattttaaaaaaaatcttgtgAGTTAACAGACTTATGTATCGTAAGCCCACACCATGGTGTAGACTTATGCATTGTAAGCCCCagccatggtacgagcttaaaattcataagtctgtaccatggtacaaacttaaaatgcataagtcacTAATGTTTTTTTCGGAAAAATTTAACCAAATTaaacaacaaataaaaaacttaaaatttaacGGACTTATGAATTTCTAGTTCCAtccatggtatagacttatgaaGTTTTAGCTCCGTCCATGGTTGGAGCTAGAatttcataagtctgtaccatagTTGGAGCTAGAAttgcataagtctgtaccatggtacagacttaaaactcataagtctgtaccatggtcgGAGCTAGAATTGCATAAGTCCATTAAATTTTtttccggaaaaaaaaaatacctcttGTGAATTTGAATTTCCTCCGGTAGTCTCGGCCATGTAAAAGTTGTTTCGCATTGTGGTGGTCGGCATGGTGTTGGAAGTGGGTTCCGGCGGCGGTGCTCCGGGCTACAGTCACCGGCGGTGGTGCTCCGGCAGGAGGTGGTGCTCCGGCTGCGGTGGTGCTCCGGTGGCGGCGCTCCGGCAGTGGTGGTCCGGCGGTGGTGCTCCGGCAGTGATGTGGGGGAAGCGGTAAAAAAATAAATGGTAATGGTAAATGTTAAAAATAAAGGGGTAAATAAAGTGGGTTATATAGGTAAAATATtagggcggttttgagtaatgtggggcggtaaatagtaagccccAAAAAGAAACAATGACATCAATTCTCTTTTCTCTGTAGCAGGCGGCAACGGATAACAGTGCCCCTCTTCCTTAATTGTTACTCAGCCTTAACAACCGTCTCCAGCGGTAAATTTTCCCACCCAGTTTCACAatcatattaaaaattcaataaattgcaaaaaataaaaaatctaaaTCATAATCCTAACATGCACATACAAATCAAATTTAGACTAACAAAAAACAACGAAAATAAATTATGAACACTTAAACCAAAGATCTGAAATTCAGATAAAATTGAACTAAACTCAAAACCATAAAAGGGTTTACCTAGATTACTCCTCTATGAAGATATTCACCGGATCCGCGGATTAATTTCAGATGAGTACAGAAAGGAACTAAGCTCTTGACGAGGAATCCTGAGCGTAGAAAATAGAAAACTGATTGTTTTTTCAAAGAAAAGAGTCAAAGACACGTGTGATTCAATATACATGTACACTTGTTGTCTTCATTAAAGTACAATGGCAAAGTTGTAAATAGCAAATCAAATAAAGGGCTTAACGGGGTAAAAAAATGATGCAAAACACAAATGTGTTATCGGCTTTTTATATAAGTAGAGGATATGGATGTTGTAGTTCCTGTTGCTGCCTTAGGCAAGGGCCAAGGGATCATCGATTGACTGAAGGGTATCTATCATCAACCAAATTTATTCCTAAATATGCCATTACATATTTTCAACTTCCCAAGGTGTCCATCAGCACACGTGCtccaatcaattaattaaggaaATTTTGTCAAATACAACCCAATAACGTTGCCTCTTTAcgaattacaacctcaaacttTCTATGcaaattacaacctcaaacttTATACATCACTCTTAATTACAACCCTGCGTGACTTTCCGGCAAAAATAATCGTAAAGTGATGTCATTAATACATTTTCCAacattttaattgatttccaaaaaaaaaacacattaataaaaaaataaaaataaattcctAGTTTTTTCTCAACTCTCAATTACTCTCTCTAATGAACTCAATGTTTCCAACATCTCCCTCCGTGACTCCATCATCAAGCTCCATCATCAATTATGGTTCGTAGATTGGAGATGGTTCAACAACTACAACATTATCACCGATTTACAGTTGtcataacaatcaattttaatttttcccATTTTTGTTGCTGAAAGcatcagaggagagagaaagagagaaaaatgaGTGGAGTTGTGAAGAAGGTTGCGGATGCGAGCTTCAAGGCTAAGAGGAACATCAAAAAGGCATTGCTAAACTCTTGCCTCCGATGACGCTCACAAGAAGTTCTTCACCCTTCGTCAAACTTTTTAAGAATTGCCAAgcctaattttctttttttctcatttatatttttgttgatttattattatttgttgttgttggtaggggtgttcattaccGGGTACCCGGCTAAACAGGTACCCGCAAATGCGGGTACCCGGATTTCCGGGTAGTAAAGTTTTCGGCCCATGACCCGACCCGGAATAACCGGGTACCCGTTAAACTATTGTATTTGGACGACGTCGTcgcttcttttcttcctttttttaaGTCGGACGTCTCGTTCCTTATGCAGGGATACATGACACGTATTAGGCAAACAACTAATGTGGGTGCATGGGAAGCACCCCGAGAACGGGAAAGCCGTGTTCCTTTTTCGAGCCCCCTTATGTGGCAAGGAGGGGAGCTAGCTCCTCGCATCATTCTGGGGGAGAAAGTGCCAGGGCGGCCCGTCCTCAAAGGAGACACAAGAGTGTGGCTCGTCGTCCTCCAGTCCCGAGAGAGGACTTTGAGGATGATTCTTCCAGTTACTCGGACGATGAGGCAACCAGGCAGCTGCCCCCAATGGTGCTTGGGAAAGAGGACTTGGATTTATTTCCATCTGACATTTTACCAAGTAGGAAATGGCTTCGGTACCTAAACGAGTAGGGATGTGACTTTGAGCGATTTCTTTTTCTACCTCGTGGCTTTAGCTTCAGATGTCCTAGCTCCCATAGTACCGCAGACCGCCTGTCCCTGGGTGAGGTTCAACTGGAGATTCGTACGCACCTCGATTGGACTTTCTATCTATACGATTGCTTTTAGGCTAAGACTTAGGTTTCCTTTACATCCGTTCATACTTGATGTCTTGGACGGGTATGATATTGACCTGGCTAAGCTGACTCCCAACTCTTGGGAAAATATCTTTGGCTTTATTGCCAAATGTTCTTTTAATGACGTCGCCCCTTCCTTTCCATCCTTTGTTAGATTAGTGGATATTGCGCCTTCCTCTCGTTCACCTCGGGGATGGTTTACCCTTTACAGCCGGAGAGGTTTTAAGATATTGGTAGGAAAGTCGTCCAGTTGGGTGTGGTGGAGGACTAAGTGGTCCATTATACGAATGGAGGACGTCACGCTTTCGAGACATCTTACTCGGTGGAAATTTAGGCCGCGCTTTATTTCCAAAACCGATGCTCTTCCTCGTCTTCTTTCGAGGGAATGGAGACTTGTAAAGCCTTTATTTCAAGAAGAAATATATGTATAGGTTGTGTGCTAAGAGTCATGCCTGGGTGCCCAACAGTTGGCTTACTCACGTAGGCCAGTTTACTAATAGGGTATTTCTTGCAGCCGTTTGCTTGTGTCCGTATTTGCCTAGAGGTAGTTTTAATCCGGAAATATTTGGGTACTATGTGAATTTTTAGTTCCTTTTTTCTTCACTGACCTCCTTGGTTTGTGCAGAGTCTGCAATGAGTCGTTTGTCCCCATAAGACAAGGGGGTAGTGAAGATGCCTGTGTGGCTAACCCATATGCTGACGAGGTTCTTCAGGCCGTGGAGGCCAAAAAGAAAGAGTCCTCGAGAAAATCCGACGAGAATTCCcctagagttactatatgattccaaaggttactatatgttttaaatagttactatatgtttttaacagttactatatgttctaaataggttctatgtgtactatgtttacaatagttactatatgattccaaaggttactatatgttctaaatagcgtctttatgttttaaatagttactatatgttttaaacagttactatatgtttaaatAGTTTCTATATGTACTATAGttactaaattatttgaaaggttactatatgttggtaacagttactatatcttctacatagttactatatgtttttaatagttactgtatgttttaaacagttactatgtgttctaaatagttactatatgtttgaaatacaTGACttactttcattattcattattttcaggtttaattttgATACACAATGTTCAGGAGGATCAttgtgtaaattaa encodes:
- the LOC130471679 gene encoding uncharacterized protein → MPTTTMRNNFYMAETTGGNSNSQEVPLLDFGSDGINYNPKFVTSEIFSSDDAAVEWARNIAISNGFKLVKSSWKRGELYLRCNRGERNRGKGRNLETAERPNTKTQACGCKFLIKVAPCKDGEGWNIVLGPEQHGIHNHELITYREGNRQMRGLSLGAKQLVRDMSSAQARPNVILTSSSSKANSASSSCSKP